From one Colletotrichum destructivum chromosome 3, complete sequence genomic stretch:
- a CDS encoding Putative endonuclease/exonuclease/phosphatase, WD40/YVTN repeat-like-containing domain superfamily yields the protein MAPPAQNGPDGSSLKPVSSLRAQFENMNKNGEFAAAAPGPSPPRAISPAPKPEFLRDAKPSSETLPVPPRPRDRTSISAPSLPPPLHEPVPRSPGRPLGVPPTLKPEPVKAPSVMVEPPQSPPKNPVSRFAHAEVPAFLNAESGSSTPSTPTSSRTFKIPSRPHTPSLESRRSPRLSASQPPSPPPPRRSVDIRRDNKPAVPPPINRAEKPSMQSQAKPPFYTDQQLAADGRGKIREETSPFSSPPGSPDGLHEPPPPTLPTRPKAHITQMEPPPPQRGRPLDVGFAPPPVHHSIMTKRNQRDQEVNGFVKGQITPQITGDRPGLPALPARPQTIAEPPPRPPVTMKPPPRPPRPGVNTHAVTHSVSEIQPPPKRIVSTPTAHLPPPTRLPGRANTVTDRTSERAAPRPSPPQPPQSVQPAQPQPEPTVSLIPSSNTSKVEINGSTPNFPDPANVNRRPPYIKHGMHEIQTKYDPRTFDVCGDLVCTTGHLTRVWSLRDGELLMSFAHGEGIKATTVAFKPGTNVDEEGKRLWIGNNFGELMEADIATQSVVANKPGAHGRHEVVKIYRHFNELWTLDETGGLLVWGPDDTSTPNLTNNPHQAFRVPKGHSFSMVIGDELWHATGKEIRVFAPTSDGQVQFQVLVRALAQDAAGEVTSGTQVRSQPGKVFFGHADGKVSIYSTQDFACLGLVNLSSWKINSLAGVGDHLWAGFNTGKVGVYDMESTPWAVKKDWQAHEKNPVVKLASDVSSCYRLDRHQVISLGADNMIRVWDGLLQDDWHETEMKAMDTQYCEFQDLKVLCMTWNAGASTPHSLRYAQEDAEFIKSLLTANSSPDILVFGFQELVDLEDKTATAKRFLKVKKKEGSDQERMSHQYRDWRDFLLKSLDEYMPPDCLYHLLHTATLVGLFTCIFVKSTLRDRIQNLSAAEVKRGMGGLHGNKGAIVVRFMVDDSSLCFINCHLAAGQSQANSRHNDVAAILEAQILPPERDLSARLDSYVGGGDGTMILDHELCLLNGDLNYRIDTMSRDTVVIAVKQNNLAKLLERDQLLVAKRRNPAFKLRAFDEMPITFAPTYKYDVGTDNYDTSEKKRSPAWCDRLLYRGGGRIKQIDYKRHEVRVSDHRPVTGRFKFTVKKIQPKARAMAWMDCQQRFEDLKLREINDDKMLYLTNVIGYDEATARSILQPRNDRSLSRSRDA from the exons ATGGCTCCTCCCGCACAGAATGGGCCTGATGGCTCATCACTC AAACCTGTCTCCTCATTGAGGGCGCAGTTCGAGAACATGAACAAGAACGGTGAAttcgccgcggccgcgcctGGCCCCTCCCCGCCTCGAGCCATCTCCCCGGCCCCGAAGCCAGAGTTCCTTCGAGATGCGAAACCCTCCTCCGAAACCCTGCCGGTCCCCCCGAGACCGCGAGACCGCACGAGTATCTCGGCTCCATCACTACCCCCTCCGCTGCACGAGCCGGTCCCTCGCTCGCCCGGCCGACCACTAGGTGTCCCTCCCACCCTGAAGCCCGAGCCGGTGAAGGCTCCCTCTGTCATGGTCGAGCCTCCCCAGTCTCCTCCCAAGAACCCCGTATCGAGGTTCGCGCATGCGGAGGTGCCGGCATTTCTGAATGCGGAGTCCGGCTCCTCTACTCCCAGCACTCCTACTTCGTCGCGGACTTTCAAAATTCCAAGCCGGCCACATACCCCCTCACTCGAGTCGCGGCGCTCACCCAGACTCTCGGCCTCCCAACCCCcttcaccgccaccaccgaggAGGTCAGTGGATATTCGAAGAGATAATAAGCCTgccgtgccgccgccgatcaACCGGGCCGAGAAGCCGTCGATGCAGTCGCAAGCGAAACCTCCCTTCTATACTGACCAACAGTTAGCTGCCGATGGCAGGGGTAAGATTAGGGAGGAGACGTCGCCTTTCAGTAGCCCGCCCGGAAGCCCTGACGGTCTTCacgagccgccgccccctACCCTGCCTACCAGGCCGAAAGCACATATCACGCAGatggagccgccgccgcctcagcGTGGAAGACCATTGGACGTAGGCTTTGCACCGCCACCCGTTCACCACTCCATCATGACGAAGCGGAACCAGCGGGATCAGGAAGTAAACGGCTTCGTCAAGGGGCAGATTACACCCCAGATCACTGGTGATCGGCCGGGACTGCCCGCTCTTCCAGCGAGACCGCAGACAATCGCGGAGCCtccaccacggccgccaGTGACTATGAAGCCTCCTCCGCGGCCTCCACGGCCGGGCGTCAACACGCACGCCGTCACGCACTCCGTTTCTGAGATTCAGCCTCCACCGAAACGTATTGTCTCGACTCCCACAGCGCATCTGCCGCCCCCAACCAGGCTGCCGGGCCGCGCGAACACTGTGACGGACCGAACGTCGGAGAGGGccgctcctcggccatcgccTCCGCAACCACCTCAATCTGTGCAGCCCGCGCAGCCGCAGCCTGAGCCGACAGTGTCGTTAATCCCCTCCAGCAATACCTCAAAGGTCGAAATTAACGGATCCACGCCAAACTTTCCTGACCCAGCAAACGTGAACCGGAGACCGCCCTACATCAAGCATGGCATGCACGAGATCCAAACCAAGTACGACCCGCGCACGTTTGACGTTTGTGGCGACCTCGTCTGTACGACTGGCCACCTTACACGCGTCTGGAGCCTTCGGGACGGTGAGCTATTAATGAGCTTCGCCCACGGCGAGGGCATCAAAGCTACGACGGTAGCTTTTAAGCCCGGCACGAACGTGGACGAAGAAGGAAAGCGATTGTGGATTGGCAACAACTTTGGCGAGCTTATGGAAGCCGACATTGCCACGCAAAGCGTGGTTGCCAACAAGCCTGGAGCTCACGGACGGcacgaggtcgtcaagatTTATCGCCACTTCAACGAACTGTGGACGCTGGACGAAACGGGCGGTCTACTCGTCTGGGGTCCGGATGATACGAGTACGCCAAATCTCACGAACAACCCGCATCAGGCCTTCCGGGTGCCCAAGGGTCATTCGTTCTCCATGGTCATCGGAGACGAGCTGTGGCATGCAACCGGCAAAGAGATACGCGTGTTCGCACCAACGTCGGATGGGCAAGTTCAGTTCCAAGTCCTGGTCCGCGCTCTTGCGCAGGACGCTGCGGGCGAGGTAACTTCCGGAACGCAAGTGCGATCGCAGCCGGGCAAAGTGTTCTTTGGCCATGCCGATGGCAAGGTATCTATATACAGCACACAAGACTTTGCTTGCCTCGGTCTAGTGAATTTGAGCTCCTGGAAGATCAATTCCCTGGCAGGAGTTGGTGATCATTTGTGGGCAGGCTTCAACACTGGCAAGGTCGGCGTGTATGACATGGAGTCGACGCCGTGGGCTGTCAAGAAAGACTGGCAGGCGCATGAGAAGAACCCAGTCGTCAAGCTCGCCTCGGATGTATCGAGCTGCTACCGGCTGGACCGCCACCAGGTCATCTCGCTCGGTGCCGATAACATGATTCGCGTGTGGGACGGCCTGCTACAGGACGACTGGCACGAGACGGAGATGAAGGCCATGGACACGCAGTACTGTGAGTTCCAAGACCTCAAGGTCTTGTGCATGACTTGGAATGCGGGCGCCTCGACGCCTCACAGTCTGCGGTACGCGCAGGAGGATGCCGAGTTCATCAAGAGCCTTCTGACGGCCAACAGCTCCCCAGACATTCTCGTCTTTGGGTTTCAAGAGCTGGTGGACCTGGAAGACAAGACAGCAACAGCTA AACGATTCCTAAAggtcaagaagaaggagggctCAGACCAGGAGCGCATGAGTCATCAGTACCGCGACTGGAGAGATTTCCTGCTCAAGAGCCTCGACGAATACATGCCGCCGGACTGTTTGTATCATCTCCTACACACTGCCACGCTTGTAGGGCTGTTCACGTGCATCTTCGTCAAGTCGACGCTTCGGGATCGGATACAAAACCTTAGCGCGGCAGAAGTCAAGCGTGGCATGGGCGGCTTGCATGGCAACAAGGGCGCTATTGTCGTGCGGTTCATGGTAGACGACTCCTCACTCTGCTTCATCAACTGCCATTTAGCCGCAGGCCAGTCGCAGGCCAACAGTCGGCACAATGATGTGGCTGCCATTCTCGAGGCACAAATTCTGCCGCCCGAGCGGGACCTCAGCGCTCGCCTCGATAGCTACGTCGGTGGTGGAGACGGCACTATGATTCTGGACCACGAGCTTTGTCTTCTCAACGGCGATCTCAACTACCGCATCGACACGATGTCTCGCGATACTGTTGTCATCGCTGTCAAGCAGAACAACCTGGCCAAGCTTCTCGAGAGGGACCAACTCCTTGTGGCGAAGCGGCGAAACCCAGCCTTTAAGCTGCGAGCCTTTGACGAAATGCCGATTACGTTTGCGCCGACTTACAAATACGATGTCGGCACGGATAATTACGACacgagcgagaagaagcgctcGCCGGCGTGGTGCGACCGTTTGCTATACCGCGGAGGTGGCAGGATCAAGCAGATCGACTACAAGAGACACGAGGTGCGAGTGTCCGACCATCGGCCGGTCACGGGTCGGTTCAAGTTCACGGTCAAGAAAATCCAGCCCAAAGCGCGAGCGATGGCGTGGATGGACTGCCAGCAGAGGTTCGAGGACCTCAAATTGCGCGAAATCAACGATGACAA GATGTTATACCTGACGAACGTCATCGGCTACGATGAAGCCACAGCTCGGAGCATTCTCCAGCCAAGGAACGACCGTAGCCTGAGTAGGTCAAGAGACGCATGA
- a CDS encoding Putative ornithine/DAP/Arg decarboxylase, alanine racemase/group IV decarboxylase: MVMATAAIEHFAPATINYASTYQPVLKTSHFVDHAHHHSKHGVTNPKQLIGDALRQRVESIDHEICEPGDEDTFFVGDLGEVYRQHMRWKLNLPRVKPFYAVKCNPDPKVLQLLAALGTGFDCASKTEIDQVLNMGTAPERIIYAQPCKTNSYVRYVKAMGVRQMTFDNADELRKIAKLFPEAELYLRIMTDDESSLCRLSMKFGAAKEATNELLGVAKDLGLNVVGVSFHVGSGASDPMAFYKAVYDAYEVFEQGRAYGFEMKTLDIGGGFCGDTFEDMAAVLRGALDEYFPASSNVNIIAEPGRYYVSAAFTIACNIIARRTVDDPTLNEKRYMVYVNDGLYGNFSSIMFDHQHPVAKVLRAGSSTVYDTSAANACPDGEGIRYSVWGPTCDGIDRITETISFEQELDVGDWLYFEDMGAYTKCSATKFNGFSNEHDVIYVCSEPGAKALLNI; this comes from the exons ATGGTTATGGCAACAGCCGCGATCGAGCACTTTGCACCAGCTACTATCAATTATGCTAGTACCTACCAACCAGTCTTGAAGACGTCGCATTTTGTCGACCACGCCCACCACCACTCCAAACATGGCGTGACCAACCCCAAGCAGCTGATTGGCGATGCTCTCCGTCAGCGTGTCGAGAGCATTGACCATGAGATTTGTGAAccaggcgacgaggacaccttcttcgtcggtgatctcggcgaggtcTACCGCCAGCACATGCGCTGGAAGCTCAACCTGCCGCGCGTCAAGCCCTTCTATG CCGTCAAATGCAACCCCGACCCCAAGGTTTTGCAACTCCTTGCTgccctcggcaccggctTCGACTGCGCCTCCAAAACGGAGATTGACCAGGTTCTGAACATGGGCACCGCCCCCGAGCGCATCATCTACGCCCAGCCCTGCAAGACCAACTCGTACGTGCGTTACGTCAAGGCCATGGGCGTCAGGCAGATGACGttcgacaacgccgacgagctgcgcaAGATCGCCAAGCTCTtccccgaggccgagctgtACCTGCGCATCATGACGGACGACGAGTCGAGCCTGTGCCGCCTGAGCATGAAGTTCGGCGCTGCCAAGGAGGCCACCAACGAGCTGCTCGGCGTCGCGAAGGATCTCGGCCTCAATGTTGTTGGCGTCAGCTTCCAcgtcggctccggcgcctCTGATCCCATGGCTTTCTACAAGGCCGTCTACGACGCCTACGAAGTCTTCGAGCAGGGCCGGGCTTACGGGTTTGAGATGAAGACGCTCGACATTGGCGGCGGTTTTTGCGGCGACACCTTTGAGGACATGGCCGCCGTGCTGCGTGGTGCCCTTGACGAGTACTTCCCCGCCAGCAGCAACGTCAACATCATCGCCGAGCCCGGCCGTTACTACGTCTCGGCAGCCTTCACAATCGCCTGCAACATCATCGCGCGCCGCACCGTTGACGACCCCACGCTCAACGAGAAGCGCTACATGGTATACGTCAACGACGGTCTCTATGGCAACTTCTCGAGCATCATGTTTGACCACCAGCATCCCGTCGCGAAGGTTCTCCGCGCAGGCTCTTCGACCGTCTACGACACCTCTGCGGCCAACGCGTGCCCtgacggcgagggcatcCGCTACTCCGTTTGGGGCCCTACATGCGATGGTATTGACCGCATCACCGAGACCATCTCCTTCGAGCAGGAACTCGACGTTGGCGACTGGCTATACTTTGAGGACATGGGAGCCTACACCAAGTGCTCCGCGACCAAATTCAATGGCTTTTCCAATGAGCATGACGTCATCTACGTCTGCAGCGAGCCAGGCGCCAAGGCCCTGCTTAACATCTAA
- a CDS encoding Putative protein phosphatase 2A, regulatory B subunit, B56, armadillo-like helical, producing MKRFSQRVHAQLSRGKDPNKPKKNKDSKDGTASPSSVGSGRDANQSPNPTPSSSTTNLADSRNKPLPPNNAGAHPGDHGTANQPSPLSNQQGAVPDRYSSAGAAQGANGGGSPARHGTLPPTVIISPSAPHVPPPGAAETMPHDLAPPKAGTKSLMFDRLHQTPKDVPEGLRTPKRQHSSRFDISAHRELEKLPGFHEVPPNRRQELFMQKIDQCNVIFDFNDASGDMKSKEIKRLALHELLDYVANNRQVITEPMYPRVVEMFAKNLFRPIPPPMNPQGEAFDPEEDEPVLEVAWPHIQVVYEFFLRFIESQDFNTNIAKAYIDHSFVLQLLELFDSEDPRERDFLKTTLHRIYGKFLNLRSFIRRSINNVFFQFTYETERFNGIAELLEILGSIINGFALPLKEEHKTFLTRVLIPLHKVKSLSMYHPQLAYCIVQFLEKDASLTEEVVLGLLRYWPKVNSTKEVMFLNEVEDIFEVMDPAEFAKVQEPLFHQLAKSVASPHFQVAERALYFWNNEYFCNLVSDNVEIILPIMFAPLYENSKGHWNRTIHGMVYNAMKLFMEINPQLFDDCSHEYTEQQNSAAAREALRERKWASITGQAEQRRSANGASSSGGPHAASLSRVDEVDGTEDNQKRLDSLKLQDGDRRDRQHERQDSGSEQNGEEKTEADEES from the exons ATGAAGCGCTTCAGCCAGAGGGTG CATGCTCAGCTCTCGCGCGGCAAAGACCCCAACAAACCTAAGAAGAACAAAGACTCCAAGGATGGCACCGCATCTCCGTCGTCCGTAGGCTCGGGACGCGACGCAAACCAGTCCCCCAAtccgacgccatcgtcctcgacgaccaacCTGGCCGATTCCCGAAACAAGCCCCTGCCTCCTAATAACGCCGGCGCTCATCCCGGAGATCACGGCACGGCGAACCAGCCGTCCCCGTTGAGCAATCAGCAAGGTGCCGTTCCGGACCGCTACAGCTCTGCTGGTGCCGCCCAGGGTGCTAACGGTGGAGGTTCTCCAGCTCGCCACGGGACGTTGCCGCCCACGGTGATCATCAGCCCCAGTGCTCCG CACGTCCCACCCCCCGGTGCTGCCGAGACCATGCCTCATGATCTGGCGCCTCCGAAGGCGGGCACCAAGTCGCTCATGTTCGACCGCCTCCACCAGACACCGAAGGACGTGCCCGAGGGTCTCAGGACACCCAAGCGACAGCACTCGTCGAGGTTTGACATCTCGGCCCACCgtgagctcgagaagctccctgGCTTCCACGAAGTGCCCCCCAACCGCCGCCAGGAGCTGTTCATGCAAAAGATTGATCAGTGCAATGTCATCTTTGACTTTAACGATGCCAGCGGTGACATGAAGTCCAAGGAAATCAAGCGACTGGCCCTCCACGAGCTGCTCGACTACGTCGCCAACAACCGCCAAGTCATCACAGAACCCATGTATCCAAGAGTCGTCGAGATGTTCGCCAAGAATCTATTCCgtcccatcccccctccgATGAATCCCCAAGGCGAGGCGTTCGACCCTGAAGAGGATGAGCCTGTCTTGGAGGTCGCGTGGCCACACATTCAGGTCGTTTACGAGTTCTTCCTCCGCTTCATTGAGAGCCAGGacttcaacaccaacatcgCCAAGGCCTACATCGACCACAGCTTCGTTCTCCAGTTGCTAGAGCTGTTTGACTCCGAGGACCCGCGCGAGAGGGACTTCCTCAAGACGACACTGCACCGCATCTACGGCAAATTTCTCAACCTGAGATCGTTCATCCGTCGCTCTATCAATAACGTCTTCTTTCAGTTCACATACGAGACGGAACGATTCAACGGCATTGCGGAGCTCCTGGAGATTTTGGGATCCATCATCAACGGTTTTGCCCTGCCCTTGAAGGAGGAGCACAAGACTTTTCTGACGCGCGTGTTGATACCATTGCACAAAGTCAAGAGTCTGAGCATGTACCACCCTCAGTTGGCGTATTGCATTGTCCAGTTTTTGGAAAAGGATGCGTCGCTGACGGAAGAG GTCGTACTTGGCTTGCTCCGATACTGGCCCAAGGTCAACAGCACAAAAGAGGTTATGTTCCTTAACGAGGTCGAAGACATCTTCGAAGTCATGGACCCGGCCGAGTTCGCCAAAGTTCAGGAACCGCTTTTCCACCAGCTTGCAAAGTCCGTCGCCAGCCCTCACTTTCAAGTCGCCGAGCGTGCGTTGTATTTCTGGAATAATGAGTATTTCTGCAATCTGGTCAGCGACAACGTGGAGATCATCTTGCCCATCATGTTTGCGCCACTTTATGAGAATTCCAAAGGACACTGGAACCG CACCATTCACGGCATGGTTTACAACGCGATGAAGCTGTTTATGGAGATCAACCCCCAATTGTTTGACGACTGCTCTCACGAGTATACCGAACAGCAAAATAGCGCTGCGGCAAGAGAAGCCTTGCGCGAGAGAAAATGGGCGTCGATTACGGGCCAGGCCGAGCAAAGGCGGTCGGCGAACGGTGCCTCAAGCTCTGGTGGGCCACATGCTGCGTCGCTGTCCCGCGTCGACGAAGTTGACGGCACCGAGGACAACCAAAAGCGGCTAGACTCTCTCAAACTGCAAGATGGTGACCGCAGGGATCGTCAACATGAACGACAAGACTCG GGCTCGGAACAGAACGGCGAAGAGAAGACCGAAGCGGATGAGGAGTCATGA
- a CDS encoding Putative calcium homeostasis endoplasmic reticulum protein yields MANPELAIAKASFSALLFRKEPVSLTRPEIEAFHTLLHDAIHQCSPANVQKCKRWILKNTVPSAARVAALGKYLAALSNSFSDETRTKPSTRRRRLHVLYILNDVLYHVVVRDRDARFAAELEASLTPLLHGAARFRNCPKHTKKLEALLALWEKHAYFSATTIDNLRGTVKEAPRGGELPKIAVQDQTGSNLGSKLPKDAPYMIPSNHGDPNTPWFDLPAANWLPHLTPNSTKPINPDMVKPLQLAQGPADKALAKAVKDLLVDVERLYSRSARPHIASPQEHTDLSEMGERVVLDEITHEIVDGETYYGWSRRFCEKMKQRRQKARTGGDGRGRCRSESRSRSRSYSPGQSSRSGTPPAFKRRRISPDSRGHSRSPSPGRSRQRSTQRGRYGSRYSPSRSRSSSRPRHRSRSLSHDQGPKGDMSRVSKSPTTDRNRHDPNFGPGYRDREQPLPPPPPPPPSYHHTTSAFPPYPPLPPQAAGGFAHFPPPPPQGYQGQWPPPPPPLPPHIGGPAPPPSWSPPSVSGVPLPHMGGWAAPPPPPQQQQQQQHQYQQFGRGSGGYRGRGGWGGYDRGRGGW; encoded by the exons ATGGCGAACCCAGAGCTAGCAATAGCCAAGGCCTCCTTCAGTGCCCTCCTCTTTCGTAAAGAACCCGTTTCGCTTACCCGccccgagatcgaggcctTCCACACCCTCCTCCACGACGCGATCCACCAGTGCTCGCCCGCCAACGTTCAG AAATGCAAGCGCTGGATTCTTAAGAACACGGTCCCATCGGCGGCGcgtgtcgccgccctcggtaAATACCTGGCCGCCCTTTCCAACTCATTTTCCGACGAGACCCGGACGAAACCATCCACtaggcggcggcgcttgCACGTCCTCTACATCCTCAATGACGTTCTCTACCACGTTGTCGTCCGCGACCGAGATGCGCGCTTcgcggccgagctggaggcCAGCCTGactcccctcctccacggcGCCGCAAGGTTTCGAAACTGCCCGAAGCATACAAAAAAGTTGGAGGCCCTCCTGGCCCTCTGGGAGAAGCACGCGTACTTTTCAGCGACTACCATCGATAACCTTCGTGGGACCGTCAAAGAAGCGCCCCGTGGCGGGGAGTTGCCAAAGATTGCTGTGCAGGACCAGACGGGCTCGAATCTCGGCTCCAAGCTTCCCAAAGATGCACCGTACATGATTCCCTCTAACCATGGCGATCCCAACACTCCCTGGTTTGATCTGCCCGCGGCCAATTGGTTGCCGCACCTCACGCCGAACTCGACGAAGCCCATCAACCCAGACATGGTCAAACCGCTGCAGCTCGCACAGGGACCTGCAGACAAGGCCCTCGCaaaggccgtcaaggacctgctcgtcgatgtcgagagGTTGTACAGCAGAAGCGCGCGTCCACATATTGCTAGCCCGCAAGAGCACACGGATCTCAGCGAGATGGGCGAGCGCGTCGTGCTCGATGAGATCACGCACGAGATCGTGGACGGGGAGACGTACTACGGCTGGTCGCGCAGGTTCTGCGAGAAGATGAAGCAGCGCAGGCAGAAGGCCCGGACGGGGGGTGACGGCCGCGGACGGTGCCGGTCCGAGTCGCGGAGCCGCTCACGCAGCTACTCCCCTGGCCAGTCAAGCAGAAGTGGCACCCCGCCGGCCTTCAAGCGGCGCAGGATCTCGCCAGATTCTCGAGGCCACAGTCGCAGCCCCAGCCCCGGCCGTTCTCGGCAACGCAGTACACAACGCGGTCGGTACGGCTCTCGCTACAGTCCATCcaggtcaaggtcaagctCTCGCCCACGTCACAGATCGAGATCGCTGTCCCACGATCAAGGCCCGAAAGGAGACATGAGCCGCGTGAGCAAGTCACCAACGACGGACCGCAACCGACACGATCCAAACTTTGGACCCGGGTATCGTGATCGGGAGCaaccgctgccgccgccgccgccccctccccccagcTATCATCACACCACGTCAGCTTTCCCGCCCTACCCCCCTTTACCGCCccaggcggccggcggcttcgccCACTttccaccaccgccgcctcaaGGCTACCAGGGGCAatggccaccgccgccaccgcctcttcctcctcataTAGGCGGCCCGGCACCTCCGCCTAGCTGGTCTCCTCCGTCAGTGTCTGGCGTACCTCTACCGCACATGGGTGGATGGGCTgctccaccaccgcccccacagcagcagcagcaacaacaacatcaatATCAACAATTTGGAAGAGGCAGTGGCGGATACCGGGGACgcgggggatggggaggttATGATCGAGGCAGGGGTGGGTGGTAG